ACTTGTGCATCTCATGATTATAGATATAATTGACTGCTAGAATTAAGACTTGCCATGCTCATCTGGTTCTGTAGCTCAATCTCCAATGTTTGGATGCTGCGTCTCAGATCAATGACTTCGGTTTGCACAGACTGCAGTTGCTCAGAGCCAGATGCGACCTCGCGATTCAGTTCTTCACTCTACATGGATGGAAAACATGACTAGTGATTTGGAGACAGGAAAGCAGATTCATTTGTATGAGACAAAAATTGGTTCTCGCTTGGGTGATTTGTTGTGGTGCTTACGTCTAACCACAAAATGGGAGTGGTGTAATGGGACAGTTGGTGGGGTTTTGAACAAATTGGGACATATGTGGGTGAGGACTGGGTCTGTCTGTGCAGAGATTGGACAGGGCAGGGGTGGGCTATTTTGTCCCGCTTTTGAGATTCTAAATGTTGGAAGCTATGCTCCTTCCACAACCTGTATGTGCCAtaatacagagcaataaacaataATATGGCTTCTGCATTTACAGAAATGCTCTAAATCTTCTAAAAACAGTATATAGTATAAATAAACTGCTACAAACTAGTATGTGATATTAGAGCTCTTCACATATTATTGTTCTTCTAGTGGCTGTTGTATGACTTAACTGCTTTTGTGACACAATGTCACAATATTTTCTTATctactttatttttctatatatttatgtcTAAATGTTGAGATATTCATGTAGAAGTGGAAAATTTACTAACCACACTATGCAAATCAAGTAGCACACTAGTGGTACACAGTATGTTTTGTGGAACTTTCTCTTTCTTCTTcatattatttttgtgtttacTACAGTTTGGTGCCAATACACAGCTGTATGTCACTTCCTATCTTAAATATAATTCCGATTGTATTGTTGATCCTTAGTGATAAATATGTATAACTGTGGAAATAATCTAATGTACTAACCCTGAGAATAAGTGTTTTGACAACTAGCACATAACTTTTTGTAGTGAATAGCACATTTCTGGAAATATTTCAATGAGAGCTGTAGCTATGTAAATTTATTCTGAGTCTCCTAACATTGCTTAATTGTTTGCCCAGAACTAAGTAACAGCATTTATTGGATAGGATACATTAATTGGTTTCTGCTACATTATGTCTTGCATACATAAACATGTAAATGTCATAGGCTATATCTGAAGAAAATGTAATAAGCTAATTCAGTATCACTCATAGAGTAAACAACTTACCCTTTGGCGGAACATTGTCTCCACCTCTCGTAGGTTCCTCTCCATCATGCCCTCATACTGCTCTCGGATCTCAGCCAATGTTCTATTCAGATCTACAGATGGAGCAGCATCTACTTCTACACTGATTCTGGCGCCCAGCTGAGCTCGCAGAGAGTTTACTTCCTGAGAATTAAGAAATTGTAAAAGTGCTCTAATTATACTGCTACAATTGAAGTTACAATTGACATATGGGCAGTAGTTGAAGATTAAAGAAGAACTATCACACAGTTTtacaattaattatatatttaaaaatgaaaaataaagtatttttgatTTCAGTAATTATTTAATATCACAAGTGGTAATAAATATAAACTTGCTTTTGTGACTATCTCTTATTCTAATCCTGTTTATAAAATCAGACCACATCAGTTGGTTGGTCAACATTCTAAATTGAAAAATTAGGAGTATAAATTTCAAAAGATGTTGTAAGGAAATCAGAATCCAAAGCAGAATACTGCAAATGGAGCCAACTGAATCCAGCATGTGGAAAAATATGAACCTTTACCATAAAATGTATCAGAGTGTTATAAATTCCCTTGTCTTCTTTTATTTTCCTTGTCTACGGCTTTCAGTTACATTCCCCAGCACATTTTGGGCTCTATGTATTAAAACAATTATAGAGAAAAAAACAGAGCATTCTCGCTCTTTTCTAAATACTCCACTCTGTAGAGCTGCTTTGCTCGGCCATCAGTGGGAGAAGTGGTTAGAGATAGGTTGTGCATGCACAGTAATGATATTAATCCTTAACGTGTTGTCTGTCTCACCACTCCCCTCCTTCATGCGCTGAAATCTGCCATCACTTGTAACATGGTGGAGATCAGCTTTTCTCTGATTTGGAGCAAAACTGTAGTATATTTAATGCAACTCTGCTCCAAAAACACATAGAGCATTAGGGCTCTATGTACTtcagttttattataataatgtCAAATTGTCTGCAATGGtttatatattgtaaaaataGACCTTTAATGAAAATTGTTATGTGAGTAAAATACTCCCCTACACGTAACTAGTACAGTCACAGTGTTCCAATGATTGGAGCCTCTTTAATTCATGAGGAAATGAAACACGCTGGCTCCTGCAGTCATAAGATATAATTTTTTGTAGATAAAGGCATTCTATTCAGTTGTTGGTTGAGTGTGAGATCATACAAGTGAGCATTTTTAACATGCTGGAATAGTTGGGCGGTGAGaggttcatttttttttcatggtaTCCTTTTAATGGCCATGTACATATGAGAATACAATTTAACATTTGATGGGTGTTTATGATGGTGTAAATTTATTTGGGTGTGCAAAAGACAGCACGGAATGTTAAAATTGTATAAATATCAAGGAATAATATTTCAATACCGCTCTAGACCTCTACACAAAAACTTGAGAGTTGTAGTTTAATTTTTCctcttttgtttttgctttttatgttTCAGAGAGACTTCAGGCAGTAAAACACGTTTTGTTTGTAATTTAACAAATATTATAACAAATTTACCTCGTCATGGTTCCTCTTCATTTCCTGCAGTTCTTGCTGAAGATTTTGAACCTGAATCTCTAGGTCACATCTTTCCCGATTCAGTTCTTCCAGGAGTATACGCaagccattcacatcagtctcaaCGCTGTTAGTTAGTTGGCGTTCCATATCATACCTTATAGTAAAGCAGAATaccaaaataacatttaatatgaaTTCCACTTTTGATGTGAAATATGAATGCTTTTTTCATAGGCTTCTGTTGGGGACATCATGATGTTAAACACCTACTTGTTTCTGAAGTCATCTGCAGCCAGGCGTGCATTTTCTATCTGTAGTTCAAGCCGGGCATTTTCCATAGTGGTTGCAGAAATCTGTGGAATATAGACAACAGTTAAACAGTTCACAATAacgacatacagtatattacatatattagtcAATATATTTCTTTTGTAGACCATGTAGATCATTTGATCCAATCCTTTTACCTGGCTTTGAAGCTCCTGAATAGTTCTGAAGTAGCCACTGAAATCAGGGAATGCACTTGGCTGATTTCTCTCATACCACTCACGGATATTCCTCTCCAGTTGGGAATTTTCTTGCTCTAGAGAGCGAACCTTATCTAAGTAGGATGACAAGCGATGATTCAAATGCTGCATGGTTTCCTTCTCATTGACATTGAAAAGACCATGACTGCTAAAACTACTTCTATGACTATGATGACCACCATGAGTGCTTGTATGATCACAGGAAGCATGATTGGAGATGGAGATTCTTTTGCCTCCTGACCCCCCATGTACACTTGGGGCTCTGTAATGGCTTCCATGATGGAGTTTATGGGAAACTCCATGGTGTGACATGTTGAACCCTTTATGGTGAGATATATGGGAACCTCCATAGTGTACTTTTTTGGATCCTCCATGGTGAGTAATATGGGAACCTCCATGATGGATCTTTTGGGACCCTCCATGATGGATCTTGTTGGATCCTCCAAAATGGACACCATGACTTGAGATCCTAGGTAAATGAGCACTGACTTGACAGCTCGAATGTTGTGATCCAGTGGAAGAATGACGGCTGTGGCTCATGATGACTAAATATCAGGATTTACAGAAGATAAAACTTAAAACTGTATCCAGCTTCTGAGTGTTCTTCAATTTGTGTCCTCCGTCTATTCTGTTCTTTATATAGGGAATACTGGGAGTGTTGCAGAAAATTAATTGCTATTGCTGGTGTTCACATGTGTTTGGCTTGTTGTGTATCTGTagtttatatgcttttttttagcattttgcaTTAAATATTTTGTGAGTTTCTTTTAAAGCATCAGATGGTTTTACAGGTGCTTAAAcataattaatttattgctgctTGCCGCGTTAGAAAATTGTACTCACTCCACCCTGACAATATAACCTTGGAAGTCAAATTAA
The nucleotide sequence above comes from Mixophyes fleayi isolate aMixFle1 chromosome 6, aMixFle1.hap1, whole genome shotgun sequence. Encoded proteins:
- the LOC142095378 gene encoding keratin, type I cytoskeletal 14-like, coding for MQHLNHRLSSYLDKVRSLEQENSQLERNIREWYERNQPSAFPDFSGYFRTIQELQSQISATTMENARLELQIENARLAADDFRNKYDMERQLTNSVETDVNGLRILLEELNRERCDLEIQVQNLQQELQEMKRNHDEEVNSLRAQLGARISVEVDAAPSVDLNRTLAEIREQYEGMMERNLREVETMFRQRSEELNREVASGSEQLQSVQTEVIDLRRSIQTLEIELQNQMSMKSALEGTLAETEATFGSQLAQLQSLINNVESQLTQIRSDLERQNHEYKILMDQKTHLEMEIATYKRLLDGHDIQISSCTENSSCEKSCLSQHMLMINCMFRRNYVEDRTLHSPE